Part of the Pseudarthrobacter sp. L1SW genome, CCTGGCAGAACAGAACAAGCAGCTCAAGGACCTGGCCGACGAAAAGGACGCCCTGGAACTCGAATGGCTGGAGTCCTCGGAACTCCTGGGCGACTGACCCTCACAAGCGGGGAAGGGGGTTATCCGGCAGCATGCGTCAGAGGCGAGGAACGAGCCAGCATGCAGAGGATGACCCCCTTCGCCGCGGACGGAACCACGGCGAGGCCTAGAGTTCAGACTGCAGTTCCGGGTCCTTTTTGAGGCCGGTCAGGCCGTTCCAGGCGAGGTTGACCAGGTGGGCGGCCACCGTGTGCTTGTCGGGCTGGCGGGAGTCCTGCCACCATTGGCCGGTCATGGCCACCATGCCAACGAGCATTTGGGCGTACATGGCGCCGTCCCGCGCGCTGAAGCCGCGGCGGTCGAACTCGTCGGAGAGGATGTGCTCCACCTTCGCGGTCACGTGCGAGAGCAGCGTGGAGAAGGCGCCTTCCGGCTGCGACGGCGGCGCGTCCCGCATCAGGATCCGGAAGCCTTCCGTGCGCTCCTCGATGTAGGTGAGCAGGGCCAGGGCGGCACGTTCCACCAGGACGCGCGGCTTCGCTTCCTCGGTAAGGGCAGCGTTGATCGAGTCCAGGAGGAGCCGGAACTCGTGGTCCACCACCTGGGTGTACAGGCCCTCCTTGGAGCCGAAGTGTTCGTAGATGACAGGTTTGGAC contains:
- a CDS encoding TetR/AcrR family transcriptional regulator, whose translation is MSNNPPRRRMTGLQRRSQLIDVGRGLFAVRGLDGTTIEEIAACAGVSKPVIYEHFGSKEGLYTQVVDHEFRLLLDSINAALTEEAKPRVLVERAALALLTYIEERTEGFRILMRDAPPSQPEGAFSTLLSHVTAKVEHILSDEFDRRGFSARDGAMYAQMLVGMVAMTGQWWQDSRQPDKHTVAAHLVNLAWNGLTGLKKDPELQSEL